The DNA sequence CTTCACCGTGATCTTTGGCCTCTTTGCGGTTATAGGCAAACGGGGTATTACAACCGGCATGCGCTAGTGCGATTGCCGTACTCGCCGCCAAAGTAATGCCCTTGTATGCGGGCCCAAAGAGCATATCAAAATCAATTTTGGATTCCAGTAGTGCTTGGGCATAAAACTCACCTAGCCTTCCCAGATGTGCACCATCATTAAAGAGTCCGGCATTAAAAAAATAGGGGGACAGTCGCCCAGCCTTCGTTTTAAACTCGCCAAAGGACAATACTTTTGCCTCAAGCGCGAATTGAATAAAGTCCGATTGAATTTGTTCTGAATTTACACTCATAGGCCTGTATGTTACGCATCATTTCTGCCAATATCAATGGTATTCGCTCAGCAGCCAAAAAAGGCTTTATGGAGTGGATGCAGGATCAGCGTGCTGATTTTATCTGTGTCCAAGAACTCAAGGCTCAAGAAGCTGACCTAGAAAGCACAATCCTCTCACCCGATGGACTAAATACCTATTTCCATTACGCCGAGAAAAAAGGGTATAGTGGCTCCGGGATCTTCACCCCTCATCCCATCGATGACTTACAAATTGGTTTTGGTAACCCTGAATTTGATGCCGAAGGGCGCTATGTCGAGATCTCGATAGGCTCCCTGTCAGTGGTCTCGGTCTACATGCCTTCTGGCTCAAGTTCTCCTGAACGACAAGAGGCTAAATTTCGTTTTCTAGATGCGTTTTTACCCCACCTCATCAAACTTCGAAACAAAGGGCGGCAAATTGTTTTGTGCGGGGATGTCAACATTGCGCATCAAGAGATTGATCTTAAAAACTGGAAAGGTAATTTAAAAAATTCTGGGTTCTTACCGGAAGAGCGCGCTTGGCTAACCAGACTGTTTACCGAAGAAGGCTATATGGACGTCTATCGACATCTCGAGCCTCATGCGAGTGACACTTGTTATACCTGGTGGAGTCAGCGCGGCCAAGCGTATACCAATAATGTTGGATGGCGCATTGATTATCAAATCGCCACACCAGAGTTTGGCAAATCCGCTAAGAAGGCGAGTGTTTATAAAAAACAGCGCTTCTCAGACCATGCGCCGCTTACGATTGAATATGACTGGAAACTTTAGCCTGCATCCGAATCGCGATTCCAATCAAGATGAGTACTGGGATACCAATCAATGCGGTTGAAATAAAAAAGCTCTCATAGCCAAAGCGATCGACATACACCCCAG is a window from the Polynucleobacter sp. HIN11 genome containing:
- a CDS encoding exodeoxyribonuclease III, with amino-acid sequence MLRIISANINGIRSAAKKGFMEWMQDQRADFICVQELKAQEADLESTILSPDGLNTYFHYAEKKGYSGSGIFTPHPIDDLQIGFGNPEFDAEGRYVEISIGSLSVVSVYMPSGSSSPERQEAKFRFLDAFLPHLIKLRNKGRQIVLCGDVNIAHQEIDLKNWKGNLKNSGFLPEERAWLTRLFTEEGYMDVYRHLEPHASDTCYTWWSQRGQAYTNNVGWRIDYQIATPEFGKSAKKASVYKKQRFSDHAPLTIEYDWKL